The genomic interval TTTTATCACTACTATTGCTGGCATAAGTATCACAgtcttgatcttagttttttgtgaGACTTGTCAGATCTCATTAATGGGGATTTATTTCATAATGTGGAAGTACAAGAACTAATGCTCGGGTTAGAAGCGTTGGCTCCCAGTAGTCTGCCTTTGCTTGCTTATCAGCATTATCTTCTGTCTAAGATTCTTCTCTAGGAATCTTTCTCAACACTTTTTCTATTTGTGCGGGCAGTTTAATTAAACCAAATAACTAAATTTGTATGTGCACTTAGTTgggaaaatgtaaatttaatatgctgaaagtaaataaatgaggGCTTCACTGTCAATCTCCTGTGAGGCCCTCCACTCAACCTCAGAATGCGTTATGTTTGACCTGTGATCTGATCTGACAAAGCAGTTCAGCCAAGCCTTTTCTATAAATACCTAATGAGCATTTAAAAAGCTAATTGTTATCTCtggacaaaatatatttattctagtTAAGATTCTTCCTACACACCATTGAATTATCCTGTGTATAACCTTCTTTAGGGAGACAAATGATTGAGAATATTGGATTCTGTGTGAAGTTGGGAGACATTTTGAAGACTTTGGGCTCAATTGTCTGAGTGTAGCAACTGCCAGACTTACAGCATCTTAAAAATTGTTAATGTTGTGGATTAGGGATTAagtaagtgctttaaaaaatgtatttcagttTGACCTTTTAATGTTAAtgctataatttattttgttgatagAAATCTGGTTAAATGATTTCTATTTTGCTAGAGTAACCTAATGGTAGAGGTAAAGATACGCAGGTTGACTGTCAAATGTGTGTTAAATTGTTACTTAGTTATAAACATTGTGTTATGTTATCACAGCTGTTTGAGATGGAGAACCTTTTTACTGTGTCATCTGATCCTCATccccctcctgcagcccctccttCACTTTCTTTACCTTTATCTTCATCTTCTACCTCATCTGGgactaaaaaacaaaagaggacCCCCACGTATCAGAGATCTGTAAGTCAGGGAAGCAGTCATTCTAGCTTTTTTCTTTGTGTTAAGAGCATGACTAAGAAGCGTCACTCAGTTCGATTGAAATACCCTGCAAACTCACTTTCTAACTTCCCTAAGCATTTCCTTCACCTTCAGTCTTGAAAGGTAAGTTTGGTAGTTTAGGGCTTGCTACTCAGAGGGTGTCCAGGAAGCAAAAGCATTGATATCCCCTTGGGAATTTGTTAGAATTAGATAATCTCAAACCCCTGCCAGTGAGTCAGATTTTGTATTTTAACCAGATCACTGGGTAACTTCACTTTGACATGCCCTAGTTTAGAGTCTGTGTTGTGCATATAGTTTTGAATCCTCTGTCTTTGACTTTTGCAGGTCATTTAATCTCAGTGTCTATTTCATCATTAGTAAAATAGGGACAGTATTACATTCTCCTGGGGTTTTGTAAAAACTAAATGAGTTAACACACATCCAGCACAAAACAGTGTCTACCATGAAAGAACCGGAACTAACCACCTATCAATGTGATGGCTTTGTTTTGTATGATTTGGCTATCCCACACAGTGTTTAACTACTTGAAACTTGGGTTTATCTTTCTATAATTTCAGTGgtctttttttcctaatgaaaaaTATTCTTAATGCCCAACATCAAACAAGTGAAAGTGCTTATGAGTCAAATTTTCAATGAAAGGGTCTAAAACTAGTTGTAAAGATGTGGGTATGTTGCTACAGATCAGTGATAGATCTAACCTTCCCTAGGGATTTTGTCCTGTGTCATGCTTcacttaaataaaatgaaatacccACTGTGATAGACAGTATCAGATGATTAGATAGGTCCCAATACATTGCATTTAAATAGCCACTCTTTTACTGTAAgagtgttttattttgctttatccaatcatagaaacaaatgacagcATTTGGAGATTTCAAAGGTGtctgaaacaaatgaaaagatttctTTTAATTGTGCCTATGAAGTGATTGATGATTTTAGGATTGAAGAGCTTTTGTTGCCTTGAAGTTCTTAGAAAACTCTTGTCTAACTCACTGTTTTCAGTCGTCTTCCATTAAAAgacctgagcatgcatgcattttctagtttgaaataaatattgcatagaaggtttcttttattctttttactaaCTTAAGTAATTGCCTCCAAGATGCATGGCTTAGCAAATAGCATCAAGGTTTctatttatctttcaaaataagtattaataaattCCTTAATGATATGTCTTGGTAGTTTGGTTTTCCATCTCTTGAATATTAGTTACCTTTGTCTGATGTTGCTTTAGTAATTTAATTAAAGGCAGATTTTACTTATGTGGTTGTTTTGTCTTAATATTTAAACTCCAGAAATTTGATTTGTGGGAAGTGAAAATCCTACCATAAATTGGGACGGTTCCCCAAAATAATTTGAATTACTTCCTCTGAAATGTTTTATTGGCTAAATTAACATTTCAGTAATAAAAACACATAATCTTCCCTTTACTTGTATTacctttattttctttgccttttcatattaaaaaagttTAGTAATTTGTTAATCAGACGTGGTATGCTACAGAGAGAATGTACAGATCTGTATGTAttgagttctttctctttttaaaacagatGAGCTTTGATCCAAACCTTCTCCACAACAATGGACATAATGGGTACCCCAATGGTACTTCAGCAGCACTGCGTGAAACTGGGGTTATTGAAAAACTGCTAACCTCTTATGGATTTATTCAGTGTTCAGAACGTCAAGCTAGACTTTTCTTCCACTGTTCACAGTATAATGGCAACCTGCAGGACTTAAAAGTAGGAGGTAATTTGTCGGTTCTCCTTTTTATAAAACTGATCCCAAATTTTTCTTGCATATCAACTTATTCCTGACAGTGCTATGGTTTTGGCCTTTTCATTGTACCAATTACTGAAGTTTGTCTATATAAATCAGCAGAATCCTGATTTCGCTTGTGGTGGTGATCTTTTTGAGGGATGAAAGAGTTATTGAGTAAAAGATacctttgaatattttttaagtaaatacttGGTAGATTTGTTACTCCCCATAATAATGATTGTTTGGCTATTAGGTTTTAAGCCAGTAAAATATTAAACTTTATAATGTTAGTTTTAATTGTTTTGCCAGGTCCTAGTTTGTGTagtagctgaaaaaaaaaaaacaactcttaacGATGTCACCATTGAACTATATGGAGATTCATTTTGGCTGACACCATAGAAATTACTTTCATGTGTAGAAAAAGCATGGCTTATTAAAGGACTGAAGTTACAGGGTCtctgtgtgttttaaaatatctttgagaAAAAAGAGCAATAGTTAACTCATTACTGACCAAGGGATTTTTGCAGAACCAGTGTCTGATATTTTTATCTTGACTGGCCAGAAATTAATTCTGTTATTTCACTAACACGTAGTGGGTTATTATGTTCAGTAGTTAACACCTGACACACCTGTaaaggcttctccagcaccatgagtttcattttcactttctgtatcAGAATCGGTCACTAaggatttttgtgtttttgttgtgttgttgtgTTTTGTTGTATATATGTCTCTCAGATAGTGAGGGAAATAATCTTTGTAAAATTCACCAAAAACATTCTTCACTCAAAATTCTGcagtgtcatttaaaaaattttttacaggGATAAACTTGCATTTATTATATACACAGGGTTGgcacaaaaagcaaaatgaatgatAAGAACAGTCGTAACTTGTGTAATGAACCTGTGATAGATTTTAAGATCTAATGACTTTGAACAGTGATGTTGATTATCTTTCTCTAAAAATGTATTGAtacatctctggtcaataatgtgttaacgTGAATATTTGGCATTCCAAATATTGTACAAGAGTGTTGTATTGGttaatcctcattttacagatgaagtaagTAAGGGTGTAGAGGGATTTTGGTGGAGGGGGGAGGAAGCTTGCCAAATCATATCATTATGTTGCACCATTTGTAGTATGTGTAAGTGCCATGAAAACTAAGACTGAGATATGACTAACTTAGTCTGAAGCAGTGGTTCTGAAACATTAGTGTGTATCAGAGTTACCTACGAGTCTTGTTAAAACATAGATAGCGGTACCTGATGCCCAGAATCTGTGTTTGAGTAAGTCTGGAGTGGGCCCTGAGAATTTACCTGTCTGCTATGCttcaggtgatgctgctgcttcCATTAGTCCAGAGACTACACTTAGAGAAAAAACTCAAATGCAGCATTAAGTTTAACTTTAAAGTGAGATACCATTTTACCAAAATTAGTTCAACAAATATAACACTCTTTATTTTAGATGATGTTGAATTTGAAGTATCATCTGACCGGCGGACTGGGAAGCCCATTGCTGTTAAACTGGTGAAGATAAAACAAGAAATCCTCCCTGAAGAACGAATTAATGGACAAGTTAGTGACTttgatgtttatattttcttaggGCCCTGAATTTGCTTATCTTTCACATTAGAAAAGGAAGATTCACCCCATCTCCTCAGTTTGCACGCAAGAGAGATATAGTATATAaaagttactattttaaaattatatcagaaGCACTGGCATTTCTTGacctgaaataaaaatttggtCAAGAGTCATTTGGGTTTTTACATATAACCCTAAGTATATACTTACAGTCAGTTGATGTACTGTAAGTTTGAAATTTGGCAGCATGACATCCTCTGTGGATCATATTAAAATGCATCCCTATGTATAGTATAGAGGAtattaaaattcagtttatatTGCACAGTGCTGCTCCTGAAATGATTagcaatggaaatttttttttttttgactggtaGGTTGTGTGCGCTGTTCCTCACAACTTAGAGAGTAAATCTCCAGCTGCCCCGGGTCAGAGTCCAACAGGGAGTGTATGCTACGAACGTAATGGGGTAAACTTGTGTATTTTTCTTAAACCTTTGCCTGATCCACCATGTGATCTATAAGCGtactttaaaattcaaaatagaaaacGTAAGCTGCAGTtgattaaaaatcagttttaaatttGGTTTCAAAGAGGCTTTGAGTGCAGCataatcaaaaaatttaaaaagaaaaaaaaatccataggaCTTCCAAGTGTCTTTAGCTTGCCCAAGTGTGACCTTAGTTAGAACATTAAGGTAAAATGCTTCTTTTACTTACTTTTTGGGGGGGTTGTGGGAAGGGATCTTTTTTCTGGTTCCTTTTAAGCACTAACTCCAGCTTTTTTGTTTGGAATGCCTtatataaaaattgtttttttgaaATGTAACTACAGCCTCTGGGCAAATGCTTCCACGTGTTTAAGCTTTTTGAAGTTGGATTGCTGCTCAGCTGTGGACTCGCAGAAGTCATCAGCACCTTGGAGGGAAAGTGTTTATATGAATAAGTTAATGTACTTGTCAAAAAGTCGTTTAATTTTAAGAGATTCGGTTTTAAATGCCAGTTTAAGAAGTATTTAACAAAGTAAATCACATTATACAGTGAACATGCATCCTGCAATATAGTAATAATAACTTGTTAATTCACAGGAAGTGTTTTATCTGACTTACACCCCTGAAGATGTTGAAGGGAATGTTCAGCTGGAAACTGGagataaaataaactttgtaATTGATAACAATAAACAGTAAGTTCTTTTCTCCCATTTaagtggattttttctttttgcagtaaGAAGTTTGAAGTGAGTCAAAAACCTTACTTGTAAATCTGGATAATGTTCATGACCTTTTAAATTGTTATTCATCAGCTAAACATCTGAGCATTAGCTCTATGATAAGCACTATGCAGGGTGTCAGAAATAGGAGGATAATTAAAACATGATCAGAACTTTGAAGGATCTCTGCTGGAGACCAGTGAAAGTTTTGGCCAAACAGCAGTGCTTGAGGCACACTTTGAGATGAGGAGTCACTagggaaatgagaaaaacattCTGGGTAGAGGAAGTAGCGTTTGGGCAAAATGGCCGAAAGTTTGAGTTGATTGAATTGACTGGATCGTAGAAAGATGAAGTTTGAACTTTATTCATTAGTAACAGGAATCTTTGAAGGATTTTAATTGGGGAAGTATGGTTTCAATTGTTGGAAGTGGTGGGGATGGTAGGCTTTTGGAGAGTAGGGTTGCTCTAGACAAGAGGCAGAGATGTGAGAGTTAATATGAAAGATAAGGGTCTAATATGGATAGGCCAGTGGGTGGTAGGGTATAGAACTCAAATCacgtaagagaaaaaaaatgaccaaGTTTAATAACTTGATAGAGGAGTATATTAGATCTAAGGGAAGAGGAGTTCCAGATGCCATTTTTCTTGCTTAGGCTGCTAGACAGCTAATGATAGCAGTAACTGGACTAAGGTACAGCAGAAAGATAAAGGGTGGGAGAAGAATTATGCTTATTTTGGCATTTTGAATTTGAGGTGTCTGTGGGTGAAGATATTAAATATGTAGTTGTATGTATAGATCTGAACAAGCTAGTGACAGGCAGGAGATAGAGCTGTTGAATTCCTTGGCATAAGCAGTTAAGGAAAATGTAGTTAAGAAAGCCCAGTGATGGTTATTTTTACTTTAGACTGAAAAAGATAGATACAAGCACAAAGGGAACTTAAAAATAGGAGAAAGTGCTGGGAATGGACTTTGAATGGCAGTACAGAATAAAGTTCCAGTAGTGTGTGCTGAATTATTAGCCTTGAGCTTTACCTCTTGTAAGACTAGAAGAAATCAGATTGAGTTACAGGTATGGGTATTAGTAGTTCTAGTCTGAGGCCTCAAATTAATCTTAAGTAGGAAACTAGGGAATAGGGCTTGAGGTGGATGGGGAGCCAATGAAAGGGCTTTATTTAATCTTAATAAACTCTTGAATGTGCTAAGCTCTTGTACTAATTATTTATGTACAGTTGTTAATCCTCAGAACAGCCTTACCTAATAAGTCTTCCATGTGTAAAGTGAGGTATGTTCTCAtaaagtaacttgcctaaagGCACACAGCTTTTAAATTGACATTTCAATCCCAAATCTGGTTCTAAATAAGACCTTTTCACTGTAGTGAGTTGCAAAAGCACAGGATTTTTCCAGCATCTTCTGTTACTCTGTTaagtttctgaaataaaaaggaCAATTGGGCTACACTTTGTCCATGAAGAATTAAGGGAAGTAATAGACCAATATCTTGGTctgaagatctttaaaaaaacagcaacaaatactCTTCCATCTTAGACAGTTTGTGCCATCTTTaagggcttcctggtagctcagatggtaaagaatctgcctgtaatgcaagagacctgagttcgatccctggtttgggaagatctcctgaagaagggaatggttacccattccaatattgcctggagaattccatggacagaggagcctgggggctacagtcagtggggtcactgTCAGATTTACATGCTGCTGCTCAAAGATGGGGACAGTTTAGCAACATATGACGTCTGTCTTTTCAGTGGAGGTGAATGTCACTTTTTAAAGCTTAGCAAATATCTCCTATAATCACTGCATTTACTCAAGGTTTCTTTGCTGTATAATTGATGAAATAGCTACTGAATTCAGTATTCATTGCAAACAGGACCATCTCTTATTTATCTGTTTCCCCATATGTTTGTTTGCAGTACATAATTCCTACTCAGTGTTTGTTCACGTAATGGCCTTTCTAAAACCTTAGCATTCCCCATCTGATGGCATCCAATTTGTGGACTTATTTTCAACAGCCCAAAAGGAAAATGGTTACATATATTTGTGCCCAGTTTCAAAAGCTAGGAAGTTTGGGCAAAAGTCCTTTGCATGTGAAGCTATATGAAAAGGATTGTGTATTAGGAAATCTTATATTAGTGATGATGCAAAAGTCTTGAGGGCTTAGAAAACTATTGTTTCTCTAAAGTCATATCTAACCAGATCAATGCATTTTCCACCCCTCTTTGTTCCCCACCATCCCCACctgattctttttttccagtaCTGGTGCTGTAAGTGCTCGTAATATTATGCTGTTGAAAAAGAAACAAGCTCGCTATCAGGGAGTAGTTTGTGCCATGAAAGTAAGTGTCATCAAATTTGACAAACTtgagtttttttctttggctgtgttgtctttcaaacccaagtcttttgattttcctctttgtctatcctttaaaaaatgttaactttaaAAGCAATCTGGTTACTAATTCTTTAAAATGGCCATTTCATTGGTATTAATATTAGACTTTACCAAATAATAATGTTGCCGCTTAAAAGGCTTCTTAATTGTAAATtgtaatcataaatatatatgctgaatagtgcataatttttttttcatatttgtttgcCTCTAGGAGGCATTTGGCTTTATTGAAAGAGGCGATATTGTAAAGGAGATATTCTTTCACTATAGTGAATTTAAGGGTGACTTAGAATCCTTACAGCCTGGAGATGACGTGGAATTCACAATCAAGGACCGAAATGTAAGATAGTTAAATAACTTGATCTTTGACCTTCTTTTAAAGTAAGTAGTTAAAATTTATGAAACACTTGAAATGACATGTGTGCCCCCCATGTTCCCTTCTGGTTTAGGGTAAAGAAGTTGCAACAGATGTCAGACTATTGCCTCAAGGAACAGTCATTTTTGAAGATATCAGCATTGAACATTTTGAAGGAACTGTAACCAAAGTTATCCCCAAAGTACCCAGTAAAAACCAGGTAAATAGTCTTTTTTCAAGAGAGTCATCTTTTGCCTCATCAGAATGGTGTGGTATACAAAAGTTTTATTATATtcaattaatgtaattttaagtatttaatgTGTAGAATTAAACTAAATAGGAACCATTGGTACATTCATGAATATGTTGTTTATTAGTTTGTTTTAGCTGGGTGATGTGGAGAAAGGGGCCAAAAAAAAATTGCTAGTTAGATGGGAGGGAAAAcaattcatgtgtgtgtgcttgggcCCCAGTTGGGCTTTTTTGTATGTATGGGGTCTGGGGGGAGTGAAGAGATGAGACCAGTGGTATCATTGTTAAGGAAATGTAAAACGTAAgagattggttttttttttcccttaggtaAAATCTCTCAGTATCAGAGTGCAGGATCTTAACTGCAGTATCATGAGTTCATGGTTGTGTCATGTGACCCCAGAACACAAAAGCTTTCAAATTGAACATAGGTTTTCAacacctttttttcctttagggaATTATCTATTATAAATAACATGGGTTTACTGTGTGTTGTTCTTGTTTGACTTAGAACTAGGAAGGATGAGAAATCTCCAGCTAAAATAGTTTTTCCTTCTCATCAGAATGACCCATTGCCAGGACGCATCAAAGTTGATTTTGTGATTCCTAAAGAACTTCCCTTTGGAGACAAAGATACAAAATCCAAGGTGACCCTGTTGGAAGGTGACCACGTTAGGTTTAATATTTCAACAGACCGTCGTGACAAATTAGAACGAGCAACCAACATAGAAGTTCTATCAAATACATTTCAGTTCACTAATGAAGCCAGAGAGATGGTAAGTGTTAGACATTATTAGATTCGTATCCAATGTGGAAGGTAGGTGGGATGATGTTATATGTGAGTCTGTAATATGGTATTGAAAATTCTTTGAGGCATGACAATATTGAGTAGTTACCTTATTAAGGTGATTAAGAATACAGACGTTGACTCAATCTTGGTTTGACACCTAACTCTCCCAGTTACCTTGAAATAGATGTGAGAAGGTTTTAGAATGGAAGTTTGGAGAGGATGATTTCTAAGGTCTTTTGAGAATCAGTGCTTCTCTGGTCCTTAAATATGAAGACTGAGTTGATTTAAGTTCATCATTGTAGAAAGTAGATTTTTCCAGATTGTTCCATAAAATACTCCACAAAGTAGGTTTTGTTTTTACAGTAGGACTTGGAATTTTTTATTAGTGAATGTATGTCTGGAAATGATGCCAGTGTTGCCCAAACATACTTTTAAAGTTCAGCTTTCATGAATTAGTTTTATCAAATGTAATATACATTTGGTGCTGTTTATCGAGTTAATAGCTACAGCAGGGCGGTGGACTGGTCCTCAGCCTGTGAGGAACCAGGCTGCACAGGAGGAGGTGAGCAGCACGCAAGCCCTCTGCTCCCCATTGCTCGCATTACAGCCTGAACCCCCTTCCTTCCCCCCACCTCTAGGTCCTTGGAAgagttgtcttccatgaaatggatccctggtgccaaaaaagttggggactGCTATCTGTAATATTTCCCAGTGTTGTCGGTAGGACTGGATATGTTCAATGAAAATTGAAGTTTCTTGAGACTTTTTTAACCATTAGGAGAGCTGACCTTGTTTGACATTTGCAGTGTTTTCAGAAAAAAGTTTCTTAGATCTGTTTTGCTTTACAGTATGGAGAACATTGTTGAATAACTTGGTTGTCATCAGGATTTAGCGAGGATTAAATGTCAGAATGTAGCTTAGGCTATCTTCAAGACTGATTATAGAGTAATCATCTCtataatatgtaaatatgcaATATGTAAGTCATTGGTATGTCGATAGTAATTGTGTTTCAGTAACTATTCATGTATCTGTCATGTTCAGTTATTCTGGATATAAGGCCTTTACAGAACTGATAATTTAATATGAAGGAGAAAAACCATGAGGATGAGActttatatagtttatttttcaaACCTAAATTTTAAGTCCTCCTGTGCCTAAACTCAAAAGATTTTTGAAATTGAGATTATAAAGTTGCCTTTAGTTGACTTTTGAGGTATTTGAAGTATTGTTCTGTAGATTTTTAATTTCTGGAAGTTACAGTGTCATAAAGCTTGGGCATTATTTGGAATCCATTATTTGCCACTTAGTAGTTATGTGCTTTGGGCAAATTGCTTAACCTCTttcaacctcagtttcctcatcttgttaaacagaatatttttttgACAGTTGAAAATTAAATGGAATATGCTGCATACATTtacttcagaaataatttttctacTGTTTATTGGCCAAGGAGTAGCATCTGGGGAGTCTCAGTTACTTAGAGATTATTTTCTTGAAATCAGTGAATTTgtatttaaatggaaatttttaaatgtggatACAAGatttggacatttaatttcctaaCATTTAATGTGATGATACTTCCAAACTTGAGTGTTGTCTTGACAGTCTTCACAGCCAGTATTATTTTGGTTTCAGGGTGTAATTGCTGCCATGAGAGATGGTTTTGGTTTCATCAAGTGTGTGGATCGTGATGCTCGTATGTTCTTCCACTTCAGTGAAATTCTGGATGGGAACCAGCTTCATATTGCAGATGAAGTAGAGTTTACTGTGGTTCCTGTGAGTAGTTTTTGAGAAAAGTATGAGCGGTTTTCTTGGTCCTTCCTTTTTCAGAtttaagttacttttttttttttttatcatttgtagGATATGCTCTCTGCCCAAAGAAATCATGCTATTAGGATTAAAAAACTTCCCAAGGGCACGGTTTCGTTCCACTCCCATTCAGATCATCGTTTTCTGGGCACTGTAGAAAAAGAGGCCACTTTTTCGAATCCTAAAACCACTAGCCCaaataaaggcaaagaaaaggtAAGTTTTAATCAAAATGATTTTTGCAGTTTGTCTCTTCTCTTTAAAGGAAACCACTGTTCACACAATAATGGAGTGTTAGTCTTTCAGAATTCTCTATAATAGGAACAGTGAATCAATCTAAAGCAAAGTTTTTAATCTCagcaatattaatattttgagctggataattctttgggaaggaggaggtgggtagcttttctttgtgtttggggatgtttagcagcatccctcaCCGGCTTTTACTCACCAGAGGCCAGTATCTTTTCTCCCCCTGTGTGACAGCCAGACATGTCTCCAGAATCTGCCA from Budorcas taxicolor isolate Tak-1 chromosome 3, Takin1.1, whole genome shotgun sequence carries:
- the CSDE1 gene encoding cold shock domain-containing protein E1 isoform X1, which encodes MENLFTVSSDPHPPPAAPPSLSLPLSSSSTSSGTKKQKRTPTYQRSMSFDPNLLHNNGHNGYPNGTSAALRETGVIEKLLTSYGFIQCSERQARLFFHCSQYNGNLQDLKVGDDVEFEVSSDRRTGKPIAVKLVKIKQEILPEERINGQVVCAVPHNLESKSPAAPGQSPTGSVCYERNGEVFYLTYTPEDVEGNVQLETGDKINFVIDNNKHTGAVSARNIMLLKKKQARYQGVVCAMKEAFGFIERGDIVKEIFFHYSEFKGDLESLQPGDDVEFTIKDRNGKEVATDVRLLPQGTVIFEDISIEHFEGTVTKVIPKVPSKNQNDPLPGRIKVDFVIPKELPFGDKDTKSKVTLLEGDHVRFNISTDRRDKLERATNIEVLSNTFQFTNEAREMGVIAAMRDGFGFIKCVDRDARMFFHFSEILDGNQLHIADEVEFTVVPDMLSAQRNHAIRIKKLPKGTVSFHSHSDHRFLGTVEKEATFSNPKTTSPNKGKEKEAEDGIIAYDDCGVKLTIAFQAKDVEGSTSPQIGDKVEFSISDKQRPGQQIATCVRLLGRNSNSKRLLGYVATLKDNFGFIETANHDKEIFFHYSEFSGDVDSLELGDMVEYSLSKGKGNKVSAEKVNKTHSVNGITEEADPTIYSGKVIRPLRSVDPTQNEYQGMIEIVDEGDMKGEVYPFGIVGMANKGDCLQKGESVKFQLCVLGQNAQTMAYNITPLRRATVECVKDQFGFINYEVGDSKKLFFHVKEVQDGIELQAGDEVEFSVILNQRTGKCSACNVWRVCEGPKAVAAPRPDRLVNRLKNITLDDASAPRLMVLRQPRGPDNSMGFGAERKIRQAGVID
- the CSDE1 gene encoding cold shock domain-containing protein E1 isoform X2, which translates into the protein MENLFTVSSDPHPPPAAPPSLSLPLSSSSTSSGTKKQKRTPTYQRSMSFDPNLLHNNGHNGYPNGTSAALRETGVIEKLLTSYGFIQCSERQARLFFHCSQYNGNLQDLKVGDDVEFEVSSDRRTGKPIAVKLVKIKQEILPEERINGQEVFYLTYTPEDVEGNVQLETGDKINFVIDNNKHTGAVSARNIMLLKKKQARYQGVVCAMKEAFGFIERGDIVKEIFFHYSEFKGDLESLQPGDDVEFTIKDRNGKEVATDVRLLPQGTVIFEDISIEHFEGTVTKVIPKVPSKNQNDPLPGRIKVDFVIPKELPFGDKDTKSKVTLLEGDHVRFNISTDRRDKLERATNIEVLSNTFQFTNEAREMGVIAAMRDGFGFIKCVDRDARMFFHFSEILDGNQLHIADEVEFTVVPDMLSAQRNHAIRIKKLPKGTVSFHSHSDHRFLGTVEKEATFSNPKTTSPNKGKEKEAEDGIIAYDDCGVKLTIAFQAKDVEGSTSPQIGDKVEFSISDKQRPGQQIATCVRLLGRNSNSKRLLGYVATLKDNFGFIETANHDKEIFFHYSEFSGDVDSLELGDMVEYSLSKGKGNKVSAEKVNKTHSVNGITEEADPTIYSGKVIRPLRSVDPTQNEYQGMIEIVDEGDMKGEVYPFGIVGMANKGDCLQKGESVKFQLCVLGQNAQTMAYNITPLRRATVECVKDQFGFINYEVGDSKKLFFHVKEVQDGIELQAGDEVEFSVILNQRTGKCSACNVWRVCEGPKAVAAPRPDRLVNRLKNITLDDASAPRLMVLRQPRGPDNSMGFGAERKIRQAGVID